The following proteins are encoded in a genomic region of Colletotrichum higginsianum IMI 349063 chromosome 9, whole genome shotgun sequence:
- a CDS encoding VTC domain-containing protein: MRFGKTLRQAVYAPWKDKYIDYAKLKSLLREDKYDDDDVAWTEDDENRFCDEIFNTELEKVAQFQEETFEALKGRVDAAFDNLKELAPPSEEDDAGNTQPKKPDAATAQKLKDIEAELDKITTEISELKKYSNINYTGFLKIVKKHDRKRGDRYKVRPMMQLSLSQRPFNSEQGYSPLLNKLSIMYYAIRQQLDEGAADQQPLDLESQGETRHGERYTAHKFWVHPDNLLEVKTYIMRRLPALIYSEQSAKELDGSNDPTITSLYFDSPKFDLYGKKVERKSEASSLRVRWYGQLSSKPELSLEQKIVGEHGSSEERKFTIKDKYVKPFIDGTYKMEKAVQKMERQGQQVEEIENFKNTVKSIQDFVQENKLQPVLRANYVRTAFQKPADDRVRISIDTEVAFIREDTLDRDRPCRDPAEWHRLDIDSRNLSYPFKDINQSEVSRFPYAILEMKLKEDPNRKRPAWVSDLMGSHLVHPAPRFSKFVHGVASLFEDYVNSLPFWLSDLEADIRKDPQKAFEAEEQRKAQRAEDEQAVGSFLGNKASSYKVSKSSPAGKSYLADRMAAESSSRSRPANNEARQPSTQQADDGPSGQLQRSYGTLSSVLPGFSLSKYSKAKRAQRNQQQLPEGVVEPTEWIKNSGELKIEPKVWLANERTFLKWQHICILLGALAVSLYTAAGENFLAEVMGIVYIVIAVFAGVWGYGMMRLRRKMIMSRSGKDFDNLIGPLIISIALMVALVLNFAFAYRAAVEKMEAKQMTGGGNVTGEPIRQELI, encoded by the exons atgcgTTTCGGAAAGACGCTGCGGCAGGCCGTCTACGCGCCATGGAAGGACAAGTACATTGACTACGCGAAGCTGAAGTCTCTGCTGCGGGAGGATAAGtacgatgacgacgacgtcgcttggaccgaggacgacgagaaccGTTTCTGCGACGAGATCTTCAACACAGAGCTCGAAAAGGTTGCCCAGTTCCAGGAGGAGACCTTCGAGGCCCTGAAAGGCCGTGTCGACGCCGCCTTTGACAATCTTAAGGAGCTGGCGCCGCCcagcgaggaggacgacgcgGGGAACACCCAGCCCAAGAAGCCCGACGCCGCGACGGCCCAGAAGCTCAAGGATATTGAGGCGGAGCTCGACAAGATCACGACCGAGATCTCGGAGCTGAAGAAATACAGCAATATCAACTACACGGGCTTCCTTAAGATCGTCAAAAAGCATGACCGCAAGAGAGGCGACAGGTACAAGGTGCGGCCCATGATGCAGCTGAGCCTGTCGCAGCGGCCCTTCAACTCGGAGCAGGGGTATTCGCCTCTGCTCAACAAGCTGTCCATCATGTACTACGCTATTCGCCAGCAGCTGGATGAGGGCGCTGCCGACCAGCAGCCGCTGGATTTGGAGAGTCAGGGCGAGACCCGTCACGGCGAGCGGTACACGGCCCACAAATTCTGGGTCCACCCGGACAACCTGTTAGAGGTGAAGACGTACATTATGAGACGCCTCCCGGCCCTTATCTACAGTGAACAGTCGGCCAAGGAGCTGGACGGAAGTAACGACCCAACCATCACCTCGCTCTACTTCGACAGCCCTAAGTTCGACCTGTACGGGAAGAAGGTGGAGCGCAAGTCAGAGGCCTCTTCGCTGCGCGTCCGGTGGTACGGCCAGCTGAGCTCTAAGCCAGAGCTATCCCTCGAACAAAAGATTGTCGGCGAGCACGGCTCGAGCGAGGAGCGCAAGTTCACCATCAAGGACAAATATGTAAAGCCTTTCATCGATGGCACCTACAAGATGGAGAAAGCGGTGCAGAAGATGGAGCGCCAGGGccagcaggtcgaggagattGAGAACTTCAAGAACACGGTCAAGTCTATCCAGGACTTCGTTCAGGAGAACAAGTTGCAGCCTGTCCTGCGCGCCAACTACGTTCGCACAGCTTTCCAGAAGCCCGCGGACGACCGCGTGCGCATTTCCATCGACACCGAGGTCGCCTTCATCCGCGAGGACACGTTGGACAGGGACAGGCCGTGCCGCGACCCGGCCGAGTGGCACCGTCTCGACATTGACAGCCGAAACCTGTCTTACCCCTTCAAAGACATCAATCAGAGCGAGGTCTCCCGCTTTCCCTACGCCATTCTCGAAATGAAGCTGAAGGAGGACCCTAACCGCAAGCGCCCCGCGTGGGTTTCGGACCTAATGGGATCTCACTTGGTGCATCCGGCCCCTCGCTTCTCCAAGTTCGTCCACGGTGTCGCCTCGCTCTTTGAGGACTATGTCAACAGCCTGCCCTTTTGGCTGAGCGACCTGGAGGCAGACATCCGCAAGGACCCACAAAAGGCGTTCGAGGCAGAGGAGCAGCGCAAGGCCCAGAgggccgaggacgagcaggCTGTGGGCAGCTTCTTGGGCAATAAGGCTAGCTCGTACAAGGTTTCAAAGAGCTCGCCTGCCGGCAAGTCGTACCTCGCAGACAGGATGGCCGCCGAGTCCAGCTCCCGGTCGAGACCCGCCAACAACGAAGCCCGGCAGCCGTCGACCCagcaggccgacgatggcccGTCCGGTCAGTTGCAGAGGAGCTACGGCACGCTTTCGTCCGTTCTCCCCGGTTTCTCCCTGTCCAAGTACTCCAAGGCCAAGCGGGCGCAGAGgaaccagcagcagctgcccgagggcgtcgtcgagccgaCCGAGTGGATCAAGAACTCGGGCGAGCTCAAGATCGAGCCAAAGGTGTGGCTGGCCAACGAGCGCACGTTCCTCAAATGGCAGCACATCTGCATCCTGCTGGGCGCGCTCGCCGTCTCGCTGTATACGGCTGCTGGAGAGAACTTCTTGGCCGAGGTCATGGGTATCGTGTACATTGTCATCGCTGTGTTTGCGGGCGTGTGGGGCTATGGCATGATGCGCCTGCGGAGGAAGATGATTATGAGCCGCAGTGGCAAGGATTTCGACAATCTCATCGGCCCGCTGATTATCAGCATCGCATTGATGGTTGCGCTGGTATTGAACTTTGCGTTTGCT TACCGCGCTGCTgtcgagaagatggaggccAAGCAGATGACTGGTGGTGGCAATGTCACCGGTGAGCCGATCCGTCAGGAACTCATTTAA
- a CDS encoding Aldo/keto reductase, which yields MTNTVAPIPRLIYGTAWKKSQTAPLVASALSAGFRALDTAASHHYSEEGVGAGLRAWLARNPAHGVPRSGLYIQTKFSPSPSTLPIPDQVHRSVAASFKNLAVPGDQFATEETEAAAAAADNDDGNFYLDCVLLHAPYPSYADTLLAWRALESYVPSRIRTLGISNVDLDELRALCVDAAVKPVVVQNRLNPKEAYNTPVRVFCRDAGINFQSFWTLTANPQLVKGHVVARVAAGAGVSNEVAMYGLVLGLRGVSVLNGTTNEARMKEDLEGVEKVAAWAEGDGAEVWKESLAAFKSVLGDPEGV from the coding sequence ATGACCAACACAGTCGCCCCTATCCCCCGGCTGATCTACGGCACAGCCTGGAAAAAATCCCAGACGGCgcccctcgtcgcctccgCCCTGTCTGCCGGCTTTCGCGCCCtcgacaccgccgcctcccacCACTACTCCGAAGAGggtgtcggcgccggcctccgCGCCTGGCTCGCCCGCAACCCGGCCCATGGCGTTCCCCGCTCGGGGCTTTACATCCAGACAAAGTTCTCCccttcgccctcgacgcTTCCCATCCCGGACCAGGTTCACCGCTCCGTCGCCGCGTCCTTCAAGAACCTCGCCGTGCCCGGGGACCAGTTCGCCACGGAGGAAAccgaggctgccgccgccgccgccgacaacgacgacggcaactTCTACCTCGACTGcgtcctcctccacgccCCCTACCCCTCATACGCCGACACCCTTCTCGCCTGGCGCGCCCTGGAATCCTACGTCCCCTCGCGCATCCGCACCCTCGGCATCTCcaacgtcgacctcgacgagctgcgcgccctctgcgtcgacgccgccgtcaagcccgtcgtcgtccagaacCGCCTGAACCCCAAAGAGGCCTACAACACCCCCGTCCGCGTCTTCTgccgcgacgccggcatcaACTTCCAGTCCTTCTGGACCCTGACGGCGAACCCGCAGCTCGTCAAAggccacgtcgtcgccagggtcgccgccggcgccggcgtcagcAACGAGGTTGCCATGTACGGGCTCGTGCTGGGGCTGAGGGGGGTCAGTGTGTTGAATGGAACGACAAACGAGGCGCGTATGAAGGAGGATCTCGAAGGCGTGGAAAAGGTGGCCGCCTGGGCCGAAGGCGACGGGGCAGAGGTGTGGAAGGAGAGCTTGGCGGCCTTCAAGTCAGTCCTCGGCGATCCGGAGGGAGTCTAG
- a CDS encoding Oxidoreductase: MAPHTVNWGIMATGWIAETFCKDLLTSPASRDVTDVAHRIAAVSSSRDAQKARDFVKKIDAPAETTVYGSYAELVRDPNVDIIYVATPHSHHFQNAMLALDAGKHVLCEKALTVTAEQTRVLVETARAKKLFFMEAVWTRYFPLSIKVRELISSGAIGKVYRTTADLSFNNCTDGSDKLSFADSHRMVNPELAGGALLDLGIYSLTWLFQTLYHLQPEKESPEVLASVQKYAATGADESTTMILNFPKNQQTGIATTSLRVDTAPDGKGNTAPAIRIQGSKGEIQVAHPAFRPLSYKVVKKGVDEVEVVDCPIPTDEARQWGHGMFWEADECARCLRDGKLESASLPLSESLVIMETMDSAIKQGGIQYPELITSHEFDAKSPLNLGNA, encoded by the exons ATGGCGCCACACACAGTCAACTGGGGCATTATGGCCACTGGCTGGATCGCCGAGA CCTTCTGCAAAGACCTCCTCACCAGCCCGGCCTCCCGCGACGTGACCGACGTTGCCCAtcgcatcgccgccgtctcctcgtccCGCGATGCCCAAAAGGCGCGAGACTTTGTCAAGAAGATTGACGCTCCCGCCGAAACGACCGTCTACGGCTCCTacgccgagctcgtccgCGACCCGAACGTCGACATCATCTACGTCGCCACCCCGCACTCGCACCACTTCCAGAACGCTAtgctcgccctcgacgccggcaagCATGTCCTCTGCGAAAAGGCCCTGACCGTCACAGCCGAGCAGACgcgcgtcctcgtcgagacggCCCGCGCCAAGAAGCTCTTCTTCATGGAGGCCGTCTGGACCCGCTACTTCCCCCTCAGCATCAAGGTGCGCGAGCTCATCTCCagcggcgccatcggcaaggTTTACCGCACAACCGCCGACCTTTCCTTTAACAACTGCACCGACGGCTCCGACAAGCTCTCGTTTGCCGACTCGCACCGCATGGTCAACCCTgagctcgccggcggcgcgctcCTAGACCTGGGCATCTACTCCCTGACTTGGCTGTTCCAGACGCTGTACCACCTGCAGCCCGAGAAGGAGTCCCCCGAGGTCCTGGCCTCGGTGCAGAAGTATgccgccaccggcgccgacgagtcAACCACCATGATCCTCAACTTCCCCAAGAACCAACAGACGGGCATCGCCACGACGTCGCTGCGCGTTGACACGGCGCCCGACGGCAAGGGTAACACGGCGCCCGCCATCCGCATCCAGGGCTCCAAGGGCGAGATCCAGGTCGCCCACCCTGCGTTCCGTCCGCTCTCGTAcaaggtcgtcaagaagggcgtagatgaggtcgaggtcgttGACTGCCCGATCCCCACGGACGAGGCCCGCCAGTGGGGCCACGGCATGTTCTGGGAGGCTGATGAATGCGCCCGGTGCCTGCGCGACGGGAAGCTCGAGAGcgcctcgctgccgctgtcTGAGAGTCTCGTCATCATGGAGACGATGGACAGCGCCATCAAGCAGGGTGGCATCCAGTATCCGGAGCTCATCACCTCCCACGAGTTTGACGCCAAGAGCCCGCTGAACCTGGGCAATGCTTGA
- a CDS encoding FGGY-family pentulose kinase, whose product MEPPQSTAPPQLLDHYVGIDVGTGSARACIIDETGDIKGLASEPIKLWQPETGYYEQSTSDIWACICLCVKQVLSESKVDPDKIKGIGFDATCSLAVFSHDTDEPVAVTGPDFDNADGHDRNVILWLDHRPVEETEKINATKHNLLKYVGGTMSIEMEIPKVLWLKNNMPKELFDRCKFYDLADALTHMATGNETRSFCSTVCKQGYVPVGVDGSVKGWQEDFLTTIGLEDLVKDDFKRLGGVNGVNGKYQSAGELVGVLCKKAASDLGLPEGIAVGGGVIDAYAGWIGTVGAKVELPPGHLEADQPKNDLSQAFHRLAAVAGTSTCHLAMSRDAVFVPGVWGPYRDVLLPDFWMAEGGQSATGELFRHILEIHPAFVETNALATAESKNIYEFLNAHLEYMREKSGAPSISYLGRHFFLYGDLWGNRSPVADPNMKGAVVGLSSDKTTDNLAMWYYGTMEFIAMQTRQIVEAMNTAGYELNTIFMSGSQCQNPLLMDLMATICDMPVLVPRYTNAAVVHGAAMLGAKAATATEDGSTENLWSIMDRMSKPGRLVKPGTLKGEKFLFDAKYKVFLDQCKTQQEYRKQVDDAVDQWLKT is encoded by the exons ATGGA GCCTCCTCAATCCACCGCACCACCTCAACTTCTT GACCACTACGTCGGCATTGACGTCGGCACTGGATCGGCTAGAGCATGCATCATCGACGAGACGGGCGACATCAAGGGTCTCGCCAGCGAGCCCATCAAGCTGTGGCAGCCCGAAACCGGATACTAT GAGCAATCGACTTCGGACATTTGGGCGTGCATCTGCCTCTGCGTGAAGCAGGTCCTCAGCGAATCGAAAGTCGACCCGGACAAGATCAAGGGCATCGGCTTCGACGCCACCTgctccctcgccgtcttcagTCACGACACGGACGAGCCCGTCGCCGTTACGGGACCCGACTTTGacaacgccgacggccacgaCCGCAACGTCATCCTCTGGCTCGATCACCGCCcggtcgaggagacggaAAAGATTAACGCCACTAAGCATAACCTGCTCAAGTACGTCGGCGGTACCATGAGCATCGAGATGGAGATCCCCAAGGTCCTCTGGCTCAAGAACAACATGCCCAAGGAGCTTTTCGACCGCTGCAAGTTCTACGACCTCGCAGACGCCCTCACCCACATGGCCACCGGCAATGAGACCCGGAGCTTCTGCAGCACCGTCTGCAAGCAGGGCTACGTCCcggtcggcgtcgacggcagcgtcAAAGGCTGGCAGGAGGACTTTCTGACGACCATTGGGCTCGAAGACCTTGTCAAGGACGACTTCAAGCGTCTCGGTGGCGTCAACGGGGTG AACGGAAAATACCAGAGCGCCGGGGAGCTTGTCGGCGTGCTCTGCAAGAAGGCCGCTAGCGATCTAGGGCTCCCCGAGGGCATCgccgttggtggtggtgtgaTCGACGCCTACGCTGGCTGGATCGGCACGGTCGGGGCCAAGGTCGAGCTACCCCCGGGGCACCTGGAGGCGGACCAGCCCAAGAACGACCTCTCGCAGGCGTTCCATAGACTCGCAGCAGTCGCCGGCACCTCGACGTGCCACTTGGCTATGTCTAGGGACGCCGTCTTTGTGCCTGGCGTCTGGGGCCCCTACCGTGACGTCCTGCTGCCCGATTTCTGgatggccgagggcggccagTCTGCCACGGGCGAGCTCTTCCGACACATTCTCGAAATCCACCCTGCCTTTGTCGAGACGAACGCGCTTgcgacggccgagtcgaAGAACATCTACGAGTTCCTCAACGCGCACCTGGAATACATGCGGGAGAAAAGCGGCGCGCCCTCGATCTCGTACCTAGGCCGCCACTTCTTCCTATACGGCGACCTATGGGGTAACCGGTCGCCCGTGGCAGACCCCAACATGAAAGGCGCCGTTGTCGGGCTGAGCAGCGACAAGACGACGGACAACCTGGCGATGTGGTACTACGGCACGATGGAGTTCATCGCGATGCAGACGCGGCAGATCGTCGAGGCGATGAACACGGCGGGCTACGAGCTCAACACCATCTTCATGTCCGGCAGCCAGTGCCAGAACCCGCTGCTCATGGACCTCATGGCCACCATCTGCGACATGCCGGTGCTGGTGCCGCGGTACACCAATGCGGCGGTCGTTCACGGTGCGGCCATGCTGGGCgccaaggcggcgacggcgaccgaGGATGGGTCGACGGAGAACCTGTGGTCCATCATGGACCGCATGAGTAAGCCCGGCAGGCTCGTCAAGCCGGGCACGCTCAAGGGCGAGAAATTTCTGTTCGACGCCAAGTACAAGGTGTTCCTGGACCAGTGCAAAACGCAGCAGGAGTACAGGAAGCAGGTTGACGACGCTGTGGACCAGTGGCTTAAGACGTGA
- a CDS encoding Ribosomal protein L15 gives MGALKYVEELQKKKQSDVMRFLLRVRCWELRQLNVIHRASRPSRPDKARRLGYKAKQGYVIYRVRVRRGGRKKPVAKGATFGKPTNQGVNQLKYQRSLASTAEERVGRRCANLRVLNSYWVNQDSTYKYFEVILVDPQHKAIRQDPRINWIVAPVHKHRESRGLTATGKKSRGLNKGHRYNKTQAGRRKTWKRHNTLSLWRYR, from the exons ATGGGTGCCCTCAAGTATGTCGAAGAGctccagaagaagaagcagtcCGATGTGATGCGCTTCCTTCTGCGTGTTCGCTGCTGGGAA CTCCGACAGCTGAATGTCATCCACCGCGCCTCGCGTCCCTCGCGCCCCGACAAGGCTCGCCGCCTCGGTTACAAGGCCAAGCAGGGCTACGTTATCTaccgcgtccgcgtccgccgcGGAGGCCGCAAGAAGCCCGTCGCCAAGGGTGCCACCTTCG GCAAGCCCACCAACCAGGGTGTCAACCAGCTCAAGTACCAGCGCTCCCTCGCCtccaccgccgaggagcgtgtcggccgccgctgcgccAACTTGCGCGTTCTCAACTCGTACTGGGTTAACCAGGACTCGACCTACAAGTACTTCGaggtcatcctcgtcgacccccAGCACAAGGCCATCCGCCAGGACCCCCGCATCAACTGGATTGTCGCCCCCGTCCACAAGCACCGCGAGTCCCGCGGCCTCACTGCCACTGGCAAGAAGTCCCGCGGCCTCAACAAGGGCCACCGCTACAACAAGACCCAGGCCGGCCGCAGAAAGACCTGGAAGCGTCACAACACCCTCTCCCTGTGGCGCTACCGGTAA
- a CDS encoding mRNA cleavage factor complex component pcf11, which translates to MSYESSAAEVAEDYRQALEDLTTNVRFEISNLTMIAREQTEHAQVISEVLQDHILKAPAHKKLPALYVLDSIVKNVGTPYTLFFGAKLYTTFMEAYAAVDGQVRRKMDEMLRTWKEPVPGSLDKRPVFTPEVTQPIENALLKARTSALQAQQGRGGGRGRPPVAPYRETPTPPGMRPGSSQPMPYSQPPPIPQANGTRPPSAPIPHHPQMAPYAPPPPSYSAQPSAAPGPYQPPPQMPYVAGLSGPPHAAGISKDSLGQDIQKLIDASKLEFAQNPHDHSIQQRLKALLDVQSLLQHQNLPQDQLVLIKNQVADLAVKVRPFSAQSSTPVATPVPSHPPPPPAAPVISSGPPQQQAAVTLDALLGQGALAALLRQSAAPQTATPPPPPANIAIRSPPPQKVEPHRQPSATPSADPMALLAGLRQAGLLPGPAPNVTPKPAPPSGPVPPLGMPMMPPGLLPPNLASLLASGQLPPRPPLGGMNGNQLDATALKQQFQPHLIPSVFEQLGPQCTQCGRRFKTDEEGRKKKMAHMDWHFKAHQRLAEAEKRGQHRSWYVDNNDWLKSREAIDVDHVQSADSSSSSPGRAKKEAKPRYIPVPDASSGINSVCPICQEKFENKWLDTAQEWVWLDTTLVGNRAYHYSCHSEATQARESTPVYSRGTPEPVLGKRKAEGDLKSLRGRAKKDKDAAKWPKTELDY; encoded by the exons ATGTCATACGAATCATCCGCTGCCGAGGTCGCGGAGGACTACCGTCAAGCTCTTGAAGATTTGACTACCAACGTGCGATTCGAAATTAGCAATCTGACAATGATTGCGAGAGAGCAGACCGAGCATGCCCAGGTCATCTCCGAAGTTTTACAGGATCACATCTTGAAG GCTCCAGCACACAAGAAGCTGCCGGCCCTCTATGTTCTCGATTCGATCGTCAAAAATGTCGGCACTCCGTACACGCTCTTCTTTGGAGCCAAACTATACACAACGTTCATGGAGGCCTacgccgccgttgacggccAGGTTCGCCGTAAGATGGACGAAATGCTTCGCACATGGAAGGAACCAGTTCCCGGGTCTCTCGATAAGCGGCCAGTCTTCACCCCTGAAGTCACGCAGCCGATCGAGAACGCTCTACTGAAGGCTCGCACATCTGCTCTCCAAGCCCagcaaggacgaggaggtggcCGCGGACGACCTCCTGTTGCCCCCTACCGCGAAACCCCGACGCCGCCAGGCATGCGACCCGGATCGAGCCAACCGATGCCATACAGCCAGCCCCCGCCTATACCCCAAGCGAATGGCACCCGCCCTCCCAGCGCGCCGATTCCTCACCACCCACAGATGGCGCCCTATGCG cctcctccgccttcaTATAGTGCTCAGCCCTCAGCGGCTCCTGGCCCTTACCAGCCCCCTCCGCAAATGCCATACGTGGCTGGACTCTCGGGTCCGCCTCATGCTGCTGGGATCAGCAAAGACTCTCTGGGCCAAGATATCCAGAAGTTGATTGATGCGTCGAAGTTGGAGTTTGCGCAGAACCCACATGATCATAGTATTCAACAAAGACTCAAGGCGTTGTTGGATGTGCAGAGCTTGCTTCAACACCAGAACTTGCCCCAGGACCAGTTGGTCCTGATTAAGAATCAAGTAGCCGATCTTGCTGTAAAAGTGAGGCCGTTTTCGGCCCAGAGCTCAACCCCTGTTGCTACACCCGTCCCCTCTcatccaccgccgcctcctgcGGCGCCCGTAATTTCGTCTGGGCCACCGCAGCAGCAAGCTGCAGTGACGCTTGATGCGCTTTTGGGCCAAGGAGCTCTTGCTGCGTTACTGAGACAGTCAGCTGCACCGCAGACTGCTACGCCACCACCTCCCccggccaacatagcgatTCGATCCCCTCCACCGCAGAAGGTCGAACCGCACCGACAGCCCAGTGCGACGCCTTCAGCGGATCCCATGGCTTTACTGGCCGGCTTACGACAAGCGGGACTGCTTCCCGGGCCAGCTCCGAATGTAACACCAAAGCCAGCACCTCCTTCGGGGCCGGTACCACCTCTCGGAATGCCCATGATGCCTCCCGGCCTGTTGCCCCCCAATCTTGCAAGCTTGCTGGCATCGGGTCAACTgccgccgcgtcctcctcTCGGGGGCATGAATGGCAACCAGCTTGATGCCACAGCCCTCAAGCAGCA ATTCCAGCCACATCTGATACCCTCTGTGTTCGAACAGCTGGGTCCCCAGTGTACTCAGTGCGGTAGGCGGTtcaagacggacgaggagggaaggaagaagaagatggcaCACATGGATTGGCATTTCAAAGCCCATCAACGGCTTGCGGAAGCAGAGAAAAGGGGCCAGCACCGCAGCTGGTACGTCGACAATAAT GACTGGCTCAAGTCACGAGAAGCTATCGACGTCGATCACGTCCAATCGGCGGACAGCTCATCGTCCAGCCCCGGCCGGGCGAAGAAGGAAGCCAAGCCTCGGTATATCCCAGTACCGGATGCCTCGAGCGGCATCAACAGCGTGTGTCCTATCTGCCAGGAGAAGTTTGAGAACAAGTGGTTAGATACTGCTCAAGAGTGGGTGTGGTTGGACACCACACTGGTCGGCAACCGAGCATACCACTACAGCTGTCACTCGGAAGCGACACAGGCCAGGGAAAGCACGCCAGTATACTCGAGAGGAACGCCCGAGCCAGTGCTGGGCAAGCGCAAAGCGGAA GGTGACTTGAAGTCGCTACGAGGTAGGGCCAAGAAAGACAAAGACGCAGCCAAATGGCCCAAGACGGAACTCGACTACTAG